A window from Aminivibrio sp. encodes these proteins:
- a CDS encoding AbgT family transporter, whose translation MAETVPPQKRTLFEKFIKGIEIVGNMLPHPFWLFVYLSIIVLGLSYYLSEAGVSVTYMAAKAGEAPKETTVTVLNLLSFAEMRKFMAGFVRTYVNFAPLGLIIVMTLGIGLVEQSGMISALMRKTILGAPSYMVTAVLALVGINANLASDAGIIFTPVIGGAVFKALGRNPWVGIIAGFAAASGGFTANFFIAGTDALLAGITQSAAQGMNVPGPTHPLINWYFMAVATLVVMFVTTWVTEKFTVRVLGDSAHDKDSDELLKHAVTPEENRGLRFAAFMAVLVIGVLLYLTLPEGSFFRADDGTIVPRSPFLSGIVAILFFMFFFIGIAYGFGAGTIKKMDDVPKLMQKGLAGGLSFMVVVLPAAIFVQFFNASRLTTILAVNGAHWLERMNLGGIPLLIMFILLCTFINLFITSGSAKWLILAPIFVPMFSIVGFSPALTQLAYRIGDSSSNIISPLSYYVPVIIGLLEQYRSDPDTKIGIGTVISLEMPYTIAYLICFTALLIVWYLLGIPLGPGTSALL comes from the coding sequence ATGGCTGAAACAGTGCCCCCCCAGAAGAGGACTCTGTTCGAGAAATTCATCAAGGGGATCGAGATCGTCGGAAACATGCTCCCTCATCCCTTCTGGCTTTTCGTCTATCTTTCGATCATCGTCCTCGGACTGTCCTATTATCTTTCCGAGGCCGGAGTCTCCGTGACCTACATGGCGGCGAAGGCCGGAGAAGCTCCGAAGGAAACCACCGTCACAGTTCTGAACCTTCTCTCTTTCGCTGAAATGAGGAAGTTCATGGCCGGCTTCGTTAGAACCTATGTCAATTTCGCACCCCTTGGCCTGATCATCGTCATGACCCTCGGAATCGGCCTCGTGGAGCAGTCCGGGATGATTTCCGCCCTGATGCGGAAAACCATTCTCGGCGCCCCCTCCTACATGGTAACCGCAGTTCTGGCCCTGGTGGGTATCAACGCCAACCTCGCCTCCGACGCCGGAATCATCTTCACCCCGGTCATCGGCGGCGCAGTCTTCAAGGCCCTGGGCCGAAATCCCTGGGTCGGCATCATCGCCGGCTTCGCGGCGGCGTCAGGAGGTTTCACGGCGAACTTCTTCATTGCGGGAACTGACGCCCTCCTCGCCGGAATCACCCAGTCGGCGGCCCAGGGAATGAACGTTCCCGGACCGACCCACCCCCTTATCAACTGGTACTTCATGGCTGTGGCCACCCTTGTCGTCATGTTCGTCACCACGTGGGTGACTGAGAAATTCACCGTCCGGGTTCTCGGCGATAGCGCCCACGACAAGGATTCCGACGAGCTGCTGAAGCACGCGGTCACCCCCGAGGAGAACCGGGGACTCCGCTTCGCAGCCTTCATGGCGGTCCTCGTCATCGGCGTCCTGCTGTACCTCACCCTTCCCGAAGGCTCCTTCTTCCGGGCCGATGACGGAACCATCGTCCCCCGCTCGCCTTTCCTGAGCGGCATAGTGGCCATCCTCTTCTTCATGTTTTTCTTCATCGGCATCGCCTACGGCTTCGGCGCCGGGACCATCAAGAAAATGGACGACGTGCCAAAGCTCATGCAGAAGGGGCTTGCCGGAGGATTGAGCTTCATGGTGGTGGTTCTTCCCGCAGCCATTTTCGTCCAGTTCTTCAACGCCAGCAGACTTACCACCATCCTTGCGGTCAACGGCGCCCACTGGCTCGAAAGGATGAACCTCGGCGGCATTCCGCTGCTCATCATGTTCATCCTCCTCTGCACCTTCATCAACCTGTTCATCACCAGCGGTTCGGCCAAATGGCTCATCCTGGCGCCCATCTTCGTTCCCATGTTCTCCATCGTGGGCTTCTCGCCGGCTCTTACCCAGTTGGCGTACCGAATCGGCGACTCTTCGTCCAATATCATCTCCCCCCTGTCGTACTACGTGCCGGTTATTATCGGGCTTCTTGAGCAGTACCGCTCCGACCCGGACACGAAGATAGGCATCGGAACAGTTATCTCCCTGGAGATGCCCTATACCATCGCCTACCTCATCTGCTTCACCGCACTGCTCATTGTGTGGTATCTGCTGGGCATCCCCCTGGGCCCAGGCACTTCCGCGCTGCTGTAG